A single window of Rhodobacteraceae bacterium S2214 DNA harbors:
- a CDS encoding phage holin family protein, whose translation MKPDAAPRDMSAAISSVLSHVHALLRKEVALLKSEMADRMNHVAIALGLMGLALVLVLTALQVLTGAAVALFVEMGLTPAQAAGAVALIALLIAVVVGMKALRMLKSASLVPHDTIATIQKDTTILKETYSD comes from the coding sequence ATGAAGCCGGACGCCGCACCGCGCGACATGAGCGCCGCAATTTCATCTGTTCTGAGCCATGTGCACGCCCTGCTCCGTAAAGAGGTGGCGCTGCTCAAAAGCGAAATGGCGGACCGGATGAACCATGTGGCAATCGCCCTTGGCCTGATGGGGCTGGCGCTTGTCCTTGTACTGACTGCCCTGCAAGTGCTGACCGGTGCTGCCGTCGCGCTATTTGTAGAAATGGGGCTGACCCCCGCCCAAGCGGCTGGCGCGGTTGCCCTGATTGCCCTGCTGATCGCTGTTGTTGTCGGCATGAAGGCGCTGCGGATGCTGAAATCCGCGTCGCTCGTCCCGCACGACACAATCGCGACCATTCAAAAAGACACGACTATTCTAAAGGAGACGTACAGTGACTAA
- a CDS encoding DUF202 domain-containing protein, translating into MVKSDLPEDPSSDDLAETRTAWAEDRTMLANERTFAGWMRTGMACVALALGLRALFQETTYPYLAKGVSAVFIVAAVLIFWAAANTSRKTQKRMDCHAVQAQSQYRMTILASLLTCGAIATGALLVIL; encoded by the coding sequence ATGGTGAAATCAGATTTACCCGAAGACCCATCATCAGACGATCTTGCCGAAACGCGTACCGCTTGGGCGGAAGACCGGACTATGTTGGCCAATGAACGGACGTTTGCGGGGTGGATGCGCACCGGTATGGCCTGCGTGGCGCTTGCACTGGGTCTGCGGGCGCTTTTTCAGGAAACGACCTACCCGTATCTGGCAAAAGGGGTGTCGGCTGTTTTCATCGTCGCGGCCGTTCTGATCTTTTGGGCGGCCGCCAATACGTCGCGCAAGACGCAAAAACGGATGGACTGTCATGCCGTGCAAGCGCAGTCGCAGTACCGGATGACGATCCTTGCCAGCCTTCTCACATGTGGGGCAATTGCGACCGGGGCGCTGTTGGTCATTCTATGA
- a CDS encoding sensor histidine kinase has translation MTQLADAAPKRWYHGLRARVILMLSLAAFPIGMIAVFQTTRLAETADENAELALLALSDQAVQAERLLIQRAFGAANMLGNLAPYLLENPDECAPVLQGVIQTEPSFSFAGIMPLDGVMDCSSVEETLEFGNYEGFAERMQNPTANVEMNPVAQGSNAAVIIVSTPFEINGVFAGYTSVSIPQLKLAQQKALSDLPVSGLVELFTFNERGDVLTAEHSLESVDTLLPENFDVTRFPKFRAQSFRDFAQTGEKYIYTVVPVADSPTTIVGVWDPDATTEAGAMQSPIPASAFPIIMWIATVVVAVMALYSLVIKHIAVLRKQMNRFAVTRTVPETGLSSGAPAELLEIQERFVDLTDDILREEARLEAMVREQKVLAKEVHHRVKNNLQMIASIMNMQIRNAEQPETIETLQRVQDRIAALADVHKDLYSTQDEGRVNVGSLVDRTVQHSVEVGVPDVTEINLEKSIADVWMFPDQVVALSLLANEAITNAIKYMSAQPGEKPTLIVSLQQDGETCTLRVSNSTVGETAGRGTGIGSKLIRAFGIKLDAEQDVTHEAGLYTLQVRFAIAAFENESHDY, from the coding sequence ATGACCCAATTGGCGGATGCGGCACCAAAGCGGTGGTATCATGGACTACGCGCGCGCGTAATCTTGATGCTTAGTCTCGCTGCATTCCCAATCGGTATGATTGCGGTTTTCCAGACCACACGCCTAGCTGAGACTGCTGACGAAAACGCTGAACTTGCTTTGTTGGCGTTGTCAGACCAAGCGGTGCAAGCGGAACGGTTGCTGATCCAGCGCGCGTTTGGGGCCGCCAATATGTTGGGGAACCTCGCGCCGTATCTGCTCGAAAACCCAGATGAATGTGCGCCGGTTCTTCAGGGTGTCATCCAAACCGAACCCTCATTTAGTTTTGCAGGGATCATGCCGCTTGATGGTGTGATGGACTGTTCGTCAGTCGAGGAAACGCTGGAATTCGGGAACTACGAAGGTTTTGCAGAGCGGATGCAAAACCCGACCGCCAATGTCGAAATGAATCCTGTCGCACAGGGCAGCAACGCGGCGGTGATCATCGTTTCCACCCCCTTCGAGATCAACGGCGTGTTCGCCGGCTATACCTCTGTTTCGATCCCGCAGTTGAAGTTAGCACAGCAAAAAGCGTTGTCCGATCTGCCAGTGTCAGGCTTGGTTGAACTGTTTACGTTCAACGAAAGGGGCGATGTTCTGACCGCCGAGCATAGTCTTGAATCGGTCGACACGTTGCTACCGGAAAATTTTGACGTGACCCGTTTCCCGAAGTTCCGTGCGCAATCGTTCCGCGATTTCGCGCAAACCGGCGAAAAGTACATCTATACTGTGGTCCCTGTGGCTGACAGCCCGACGACGATCGTCGGGGTTTGGGACCCTGACGCGACGACCGAAGCGGGTGCGATGCAATCCCCAATTCCGGCCAGTGCCTTTCCGATCATCATGTGGATTGCGACCGTCGTCGTGGCCGTGATGGCGCTGTATTCGTTAGTGATCAAACACATCGCGGTCCTGCGCAAACAGATGAACAGGTTCGCGGTCACACGTACCGTGCCCGAAACAGGTTTGAGCAGCGGCGCACCCGCGGAGCTGCTGGAAATTCAGGAACGTTTTGTTGACCTGACCGATGATATTCTGCGCGAGGAAGCCCGTCTTGAAGCGATGGTGCGCGAACAGAAGGTGCTTGCGAAAGAAGTGCACCACCGCGTGAAGAACAACCTGCAAATGATCGCGTCGATCATGAATATGCAGATCCGTAATGCCGAACAGCCCGAGACAATTGAGACGTTGCAACGTGTGCAAGACCGGATTGCTGCACTGGCCGATGTGCACAAGGATCTTTATTCGACCCAAGACGAAGGGCGGGTCAATGTTGGGTCGCTGGTTGACCGGACCGTCCAGCATTCCGTTGAAGTCGGCGTACCGGATGTCACCGAGATCAATCTTGAAAAATCCATCGCGGACGTTTGGATGTTCCCTGATCAGGTCGTCGCCCTGTCGTTGCTTGCCAATGAAGCGATCACCAACGCCATTAAATACATGTCAGCCCAACCAGGTGAAAAACCGACATTGATTGTCAGTCTGCAACAAGATGGAGAGACGTGCACGTTGCGCGTGTCAAATTCGACAGTGGGTGAGACAGCGGGGCGTGGCACAGGCATCGGGTCAAAACTGATCCGCGCGTTCGGGATTAAACTGGATGCTGAACAAGACGTCACGCACGAGGCCGGTCTTTATACGTTGCAGGTGCGTTTCGCGATTGCTGCATTTGAGAACGAAAGCCATGATTACTAA